The genomic stretch CCGCCTGCTCGCCGCCGAAATTCTGGCTCTGGCCGCCGAAGGGGCGCTGATAGATCTTGCCGTTGTCGAGGCGCGAGAACGGCACGCCGAAGTGCTCGAGCTCGATCACCAGGCGCGACGCCGCCCGGCACATGTACTCGATCGCGTCCTGGTCGCCCAGCCAGTCGCTGCCCTTGACGGTGTCGTACATATGCCAGTGCCAGTTGTCGGGCAGCACGTTCGCGAGCGCCGCGTTCATGCCGCCCTGCGCGGCGACAGTGTGCGAGCGCGTCGGAAATACCTTGGACACCACCGCCACCGAGGCCTCCGCCTGCGCGAGCTGCAGCGCCGCGCGCAGCCCGCCGCCGCCTGCGCCGATGACAAGGGTGTCGAAGCGGCGGCGTTCCACCTGATTGCCGGCGTAAGCGCTCATCCGCTATGGAGGGAATACAGGGTCTGCAGCACCCACAGGCCGGTGCCGGTGAGGCCGAGCCCCGTCAGTGCGAGCAAGGCCAGACGCACGGACAGCGCGCCCGCGTAATCGATGATCACGTCGCGCATGCCGACCCAGGCGTGCAGCAGCAGGGCGCCGAAGAACAAGGCGGTGGCCAGGCCGACCAGCGGATCGGACATCCAGGCGCGCCACACGGCATAGGAGTCGGGCCGGAGCGCCGCCAGGCTCACGGCGGCAAACACCAGGTAGGCCAGCAGGTAGACCGCGCTCAGCCGCTGCCAGAGCCAGGCGCGCAATCCCTGGGCGCGACGGTTCATAGCAGATACAGGGGCCGCGCAGAACATGGCCAGCACGCCGCCGGCGAGCACGGCCCACGCGCTCGCACGGGCGCTGCGCAGCCCGACGCCGGCGTCGATGTCGATGAGCAGGAAGCG from Gammaproteobacteria bacterium encodes the following:
- the sdhC gene encoding succinate dehydrogenase, cytochrome b556 subunit, giving the protein MTAPNTKRPVFLSLTRIHLPVMAVLSLGHRISGVLLVLSMPLLAYLFDRSLADAEGYAGVLALLQGGGARVVLILLVWVFAHHLLAGIRFLLIDIDAGVGLRSARASAWAVLAGGVLAMFCAAPVSAMNRRAQGLRAWLWQRLSAVYLLAYLVFAAVSLAALRPDSYAVWRAWMSDPLVGLATALFFGALLLHAWVGMRDVIIDYAGALSVRLALLALTGLGLTGTGLWVLQTLYSLHSG